Proteins found in one Pyrus communis chromosome 15, drPyrComm1.1, whole genome shotgun sequence genomic segment:
- the LOC137718421 gene encoding uncharacterized transporter C405.03c-like produces the protein MMGWRYRAGLFLIAAVVVIWVTSAEVTQGIFTDYKQPFAVTYLGASLMVVYIPIAFIKDWLCNFLKCRSSRSGKNVESVNEFSAGFSSSIKLNGLQKEFELEIHGSLTRKDSDAELSPHIEEQPLVSKYKDDLNVLKHDKEVTTRQIATYGFYIAPLWFITEYFSNAALARTSVASTTVLSSTSGLFTLFVGAFLGEDSLNIAKVVAVFVSMAGVAMTTLGKTWATDESQLSAANGKRSLVGDLFGLLSAMSYGLFTVLLKKFAGEGGERVDVQKLFGYIGLFTLVSLWWLVWPLTALGIEPKFMIPHSAKLEEVVIANGFIGSVLSDYFWALCVVWTTPLVATLGMSLTIPLAMVADMFIHGRHYSAVYILGSAQVFAGFVIANLSDWCSKKLGL, from the exons ATGATGGGGTGGAGATACAGAGCTGGGTTGTTCCTAATTGCTGCTGTTGTTGTCATTTGGGTCACCTCTGCAGAAGTTACCCAG GGTATATTTACGGACTATAAGCAGCCATTTGCAGTAACATATCTTGGAGCTTCTCTTATGGTAGTTTACATCCCAATAGCATTCATTAAGGATTGGTTGTGTAATTTTCTAAAATGCCGCTCTTCTAGAAGTGGTAAAAATGTAGAAAGCGTGAATGAGTTTTCTGCTGGATTTAGTTCTTCTATAAAACTCAATGGATTGCAGAAAGAATTTGAATTGGAAATTCATGGGTCCTTGACCAGAAAAGACAGTGATGCAGAGCTTTCACCTCATATTGAAGAACAACCTTTGGTTTCTAAATACAAAGATGACTTGAATGTGCTGAAACATGATAAGGAGGTTACCACGAGGCAAATTGCTACTTATGGGTTTTACATTGCCCCTCTCTGGTTTATTACGGAG TACTTTTCAAATGCTGCTCTCGCGCGTACAAGTGTTGCAAGTACAACAGTATTATCCTCAACGTCAGGACTATTTACTCTTTTTGTTGGTGCATTCTTGGGCGAAGATTCTTTAAATATAGCAAAGGTGGTTGCTGTCTTTGTTAGCATGGCTGGTGTAGCTATGACAACTCTGGGCAAAACGTGGGCTACAGATGAGTCACAACTCAGTGCTGC CAATGGGAAACGCTCTCTTGTTGGAGATCTGTTTGGTCTTCTCTCAGCCATGTCATATGGTCTATTTACTG TTCTTCTCAAAAAGTTTGCGGGCGAAGGAGGAGAAAGGGTCGACGTGCAAAAGTTGTTTGGGTATATTGGATTATTTACACTTGTATCGTTATGGTGGCTTG tTTGGCCGTTGACAGCATTGGGCATTGAACCCAAGTTTATGATTCCTCACTCTGCTAAATTGGAAGAAGTTGTTATTGCCAACGGCTTTATTGGAAGTGTACTCTCTGACTACTTCTG GGCACTATGTGTTGTGTGGACAACTCCACTTGTTGCCACCTTGGGCATGTCGCTCACCATCCCCCTTGCTATGGTTGCTGACATGTTTATCCATGGCCGCCATTATTCAGCAGTTTACATACTTGGCTCTGCTCAG GTGTTTGCAGGATTTGTAATAGCTAATCTTTCGGATTGGTGCTCGAAGAAGTTGGGATTATAG
- the LOC137718318 gene encoding ER membrane protein complex subunit 7 homolog translates to MARSWRSNPVVLVLFLQLCLSLISSSLAVSPGSADGYTIHGRVKIPPSLGVKGFAPYGKISNIKVILNGGQSVTFLRPDGFFTFHNVPAGTHLIEVSAIGYFFSPVRVDVSARNPGKVQAALTENRRPLNEFVLEPLREEQYYEIREPFSIMSLVKSPMGLMVGFMLIVVFLMPKLVENMDPEEMRRTQEEMRNQGVPSLASLLPGAARS, encoded by the exons ATGGCGCGGAGCTGGAGATCCAATCCGGTGGTTCTCGTGCTTTTCCTACAGCTCTGCTTGTCGCTCATCTCTTCGTCGCTCGCAGTTTCTCCCGG GTCTGCCGACGGATACACCATTCATGGCAGAGTGAAGATCCCACCCA GTCTCGGGGTGAAAGGGTTTGCACCTTACGGAAAAATATCAAATATCAAAGTCATACTAAATGGTGGTCAAAGTGTTACCTTTCTGAGGCCTGATGGATTTTTTACATT CCATAATGTGCCTGCGGGGACTCATTTGATCGAAGTGTCTGCGATAGGCTATTTCTTTTCTCCG GTCCGAGTTGATGTTAGTGCTAGAAACCCAGGCAAGGTTCAGGCAGCACTGACTGAGAATAGGAGGCCTCTAAATGAGTTTGTTTTGGAGCCATTGAGAGAGGAACAGTATTATGAG ATAAGAGAACCCTTCTCCATAATGTCTCTTGTAAAGAGCCCCATGGGTCTGATGGTTGGATTTATGCTAATTGTCGTATTCCTGATGCCGAAGTTAGTGGAGAACATGG ATCCTGAAGAAATGAGGCGAACACAAGAAGAAATGAGAAACCAAGGCGTTCCCTCACTGGCAAGTTTGTTACCTGGTGCTGCGAGGAGTTAA
- the LOC137718547 gene encoding hydroxyproline O-galactosyltransferase HPGT3-like has protein sequence MEGLPTMMKSERRWRSKPLQTSKPSILMAFFSCVAWLYVAGRLWQDAENRTVLSNLLNKHLGQRPKVLSVEDKLTVLGCKDLERRIVKAEMDLTLAKSQGYLKNHLQQKVSSSGRLLAVIGVYTGFGSHLNRNMFRGSWMPKGDALRKLEERGIVIRFVIGRSANRGDSLDRNVDKESHLTKDFLILEGHEEAQEEMPKKAKFFFSTAVQKWDAEFYVKVDDSINLDLEGLIGLLEHRRAQEGAYIGCMKSGDVISEEGKSWYEPDWWKFGDQKSYFRHAGGSLIILSKNLAQYININSASLKTYAHDDVSVGSWMMGIQATYIDDNRLCCGSIRQDKVCSLA, from the exons ATGGAAGGCTTGCCGACGATGATGAAATCAGAGCGGCGATGGCGATCGAAGCCGCTTCAGACCTCCAAGCCCTCCATTCTCATGGCCTTCTTCTCCTGCGTCGCTTGGCTCTACGTCGCCGGCCG GTTGTGGCAGGATGCGGAGAACAGAACAGTGCTTTCTAATCTTCTAAACAAGCACTTGGGCCAG AGACCAAAGGTTCTCTCGGTAGAGGACAAGTTAACAGTGCTTGGATGCAA agACCTGGAGAGGAGGATTGTGAAAGCTGAGATGGACTTGACGCTGGCCAAGAGTCAAGGGTACCTCAAGAACCACTTGCAACAAAAGGTGTCTTCTTCTGGCCGATTGCTCGCTGTTATTGGAGTTTATACTGGATTTGGTAGTCATTTGAACCGAAATATGTTTAGAGGGTCTTGGATGCCTAAAG GTGATGCTTTGAGGAAGCTAGAAGAAAGAGGAATAGTAATACGCTTTGTAATTGGTCGGAG TGCCAATCGGGGTGATAGCTTAGATCGGAATGTTGATAAGGAAAGTCATTTGACAAAGGATTTCTTGATTCTT GAAGGTCACGAGGAGGCTCAAGAAGAGATGCCCAAGAAAGCAAAGTTCTTCTTCAGTACTGCAGTTCAGAAATGGGATGCGGAGTTTTATGTCAAAGTTGATGACAGTATCAATCTTGATCTTG AGGGGCTAATTGGACTTCTTGAACATCGTCGTGCTCAAGAAGGTGCTTATATCGGCTGCATGAAGTCAGGAGATGTGATTTCTGAAGA GGGAAAGTCTTGGTATGAACCTGACTGGTGGAAATTTGGGGATCAGAAATC GTACTTCCGACATGCGGGTGGTTCCCTCATTATACTATCCAAGAACTTAGCTCAGTATATCAACATAAACAG TGCATCATTGAAGACTTATGCTCATGATGATGTATCAGTGGGTTCATGGATGATGGGTATCCAAGCCACTTATATAGATGACAACCGCCTTTGCTGCGGTAGCATTAGACAAG ACAAGGTGTGTTCTCTGGCTTGA